The Sorangiineae bacterium MSr11367 genome window below encodes:
- the fumC gene encoding class II fumarate hydratase: MQDSGVRVETDSMGPIEVQADRYWGAQTQRSLQNFKIGGHRFPRAVIRAFGIVKKGAALANRKLKKLDDEKTSLIVRACDEVIDGKFDEHFPLVVWQTGSGTQSNMNANEVISNRAIELAGGVIGSKKPIHPNDDVNKSQSSNDVFPTVMHVAAAWEVRNTLLPAVQKLRATLEEKSRAFSDIVKIGRTHLMDATPLTLGQELSGYAAQLAYAEKVITLAEDGLFELALGGSAVGTGLNTHPDYAVTVADEIAKLTGLPFRTAPNKFAGLAAHDAIVAASAATRNLSVACFKIANDIRLLASGPRCGIGEIRIPENEPGSSIMPGKVNPTQAEAMTMVCTQVFGNDAAVAFAGSQGHFELNVFKPVMIHNLLESVRLISDALHSFNDNCAIGIEPNREAIARHLSNSLMLVTALNQHIGYDNAAKVAKLAHQKGTTLREAVVELKLLTAAEFDEKVRPEKMVSP, translated from the coding sequence ATGCAAGACAGCGGTGTTCGCGTCGAAACCGACAGCATGGGGCCCATCGAAGTGCAGGCCGATCGTTACTGGGGCGCGCAGACCCAACGATCGTTGCAAAACTTCAAGATCGGCGGACACAGATTCCCGCGCGCGGTCATTCGCGCCTTCGGGATCGTGAAGAAAGGTGCCGCGCTCGCCAATCGAAAGCTGAAAAAGCTCGATGACGAGAAAACATCCCTGATCGTGCGCGCGTGCGATGAAGTGATCGACGGCAAATTCGACGAGCATTTCCCCCTGGTCGTCTGGCAGACCGGCAGTGGCACGCAGTCGAACATGAACGCCAACGAGGTGATCTCCAACCGCGCCATCGAGTTGGCGGGGGGCGTCATCGGCTCGAAAAAGCCGATTCACCCGAACGATGATGTCAACAAGTCGCAGTCGTCGAACGATGTCTTTCCGACGGTGATGCACGTTGCCGCCGCGTGGGAGGTCCGCAACACACTTCTACCGGCCGTGCAGAAGCTGCGCGCCACGTTGGAAGAGAAGTCGCGCGCCTTTTCGGACATCGTCAAGATCGGCCGCACGCACTTGATGGATGCCACGCCGCTCACCCTGGGGCAGGAGCTCTCGGGCTACGCCGCGCAACTCGCATATGCCGAAAAGGTCATCACGCTTGCCGAAGATGGACTCTTCGAGCTGGCGCTCGGAGGCAGTGCCGTAGGCACGGGGCTCAACACGCACCCGGATTACGCTGTCACTGTCGCCGACGAAATCGCGAAGCTTACCGGCCTTCCGTTCCGTACGGCGCCGAACAAGTTCGCCGGCCTGGCCGCCCACGATGCCATCGTCGCCGCCAGTGCGGCCACCCGCAACCTCTCCGTGGCGTGCTTCAAGATTGCCAACGACATCCGCCTCCTCGCGAGCGGCCCGCGCTGTGGCATCGGTGAGATCCGCATCCCGGAGAACGAGCCGGGGAGCAGCATCATGCCGGGCAAGGTGAACCCGACGCAGGCCGAGGCCATGACCATGGTGTGCACGCAGGTCTTCGGCAACGACGCCGCGGTGGCCTTCGCGGGCAGCCAGGGCCACTTCGAGCTGAACGTCTTCAAGCCGGTGATGATTCACAACTTGCTCGAGTCGGTTCGATTGATCTCCGACGCGCTCCACAGCTTCAACGACAATTGCGCGATTGGTATCGAACCGAACCGCGAGGCGATTGCGCGCCATCTGTCCAATTCGCTCATGCTGGTGACCGCGCTCAACCAGCATATCGGCTACGACAATGCCGCCAAGGTGGCGAAGCTGGCGCACCAAAAGGGAACCACCCTGCGCGAGGCGGTGGTCGAGTTGAAATTGCTCACGGCCGCCGAGTTCGACGAAAAGGTGCGCCCGGAGAAGATGGTTTCTCCGTAA
- a CDS encoding phosphatase PAP2 family protein produces the protein MLPILTLDERIFRFCYDASGAGQLLPVMIAASILGSGWTMFALVPLLARVDTRKWAMALTVTLLATAVMVFSLKMAVGRPRPIAVLAGVHPLYGAPTDFSFPSGHSAGSFSTAAFVSTVAWFRARREPAVAMAMYGISAVMVMLAIVIGYSRVYLGVHFPGDVLMGAVLGGSLGGAGGYVYATKLARDDVPGAD, from the coding sequence ATGCTTCCAATTCTGACCCTCGACGAACGAATCTTCCGCTTCTGCTACGACGCGAGCGGAGCGGGACAGCTGCTTCCCGTGATGATCGCGGCATCGATTCTCGGAAGCGGCTGGACGATGTTTGCGCTGGTGCCGCTGCTTGCGCGGGTGGACACGCGAAAGTGGGCGATGGCGCTGACGGTCACCTTGCTGGCCACCGCGGTGATGGTGTTTTCGCTGAAGATGGCCGTGGGGCGGCCTCGGCCGATCGCGGTACTGGCTGGAGTGCACCCGCTGTACGGGGCGCCGACCGACTTCTCGTTTCCGAGCGGGCACTCGGCGGGGTCGTTTTCTACGGCCGCGTTCGTCTCGACGGTGGCGTGGTTCCGGGCGCGGCGGGAGCCCGCGGTGGCGATGGCGATGTACGGGATTTCTGCGGTGATGGTGATGTTGGCCATCGTGATCGGCTATTCGCGGGTCTACCTGGGGGTGCACTTTCCTGGGGATGTGCTGATGGGCGCGGTATTGGGCGGTAGCCTGGGTGGCGCAGGGGGGTACGTCTACGCGACGAAGCTTGCGCGTGATGACGTGCCCGGTGCAGATTAG
- a CDS encoding DsbA family protein, translating to MAKESKDKAPESKAQPAAPEGGGMNTGVAVIGFVLCFLAGAALMWGYDTHRFKSGEITADNSSAGGAWSDSDSPVPVDSKDPVWGNRAAPVTIVEFSDFQCPYCSRVEPTIEQIKTTYGPDKVRIVWKHEPLPFHQNAKPSAEAAEGVFQAKGSDGFWKFHDLAFKNQQQLTPENYEKWAQQAGVTDMAKFKAGLSSHKWADKIEKDHALAKQVGINGTPGFMINGVSLSGAQPFEKFKTVIDQELQKAQAKIASGTSKDKVYVAMSQENKKAAPPPADDEDEKEDKSIWKVPVGKSPVLGSDKALVTIVEFSDFQCPYCKRGEESLKKVRETYGDKVRIVWKHEPLPMHPRAEPAAELALEARAQKGDKGFWDAHDKLFESAPKLEDGDLEAVAKDLGINVEKAKAAIKEHKYKKEIDADQDQADDFQASGTPHFFINGRRLVGAQPFEKFKGVIDEEITKANALLGKGTKPNEVYDTLVKDGKGVPEPEKKNVALPTNAPVKGNPSAKVTILEISDFQCPFCKRVNDSVKEVMKNYGDKVKITWRHLPLPMHPDAPLAAQAAQEAFKQKGSEAFWKMHDLLFDNQGTEGGLKREALDKYAQQIGLDMAKFKLALDNQVHKAEVDADAKVANDAGINGTPAFLINGYYVNGAQPYAKFRKVIDRALAEAK from the coding sequence ATGGCAAAAGAGAGCAAGGATAAAGCGCCGGAGAGCAAGGCGCAGCCGGCTGCCCCCGAAGGCGGCGGCATGAACACGGGGGTGGCCGTCATTGGCTTCGTCCTGTGCTTCTTGGCGGGAGCGGCCCTCATGTGGGGCTACGACACGCACCGCTTCAAGAGCGGCGAGATCACCGCGGACAACTCGTCGGCCGGTGGAGCGTGGAGCGATTCCGATTCTCCGGTGCCGGTCGACAGCAAGGATCCGGTTTGGGGCAATCGTGCGGCGCCGGTCACCATCGTGGAGTTCTCGGACTTCCAGTGCCCGTATTGCTCGCGCGTGGAGCCGACGATCGAGCAGATCAAGACGACGTACGGCCCGGACAAGGTCCGCATCGTCTGGAAGCACGAGCCGCTTCCCTTCCACCAGAATGCGAAGCCGTCGGCCGAGGCCGCGGAGGGCGTGTTCCAGGCCAAGGGCAGCGACGGGTTCTGGAAGTTCCACGACCTGGCATTCAAGAACCAGCAGCAGCTCACTCCGGAGAACTACGAGAAGTGGGCCCAGCAGGCTGGCGTGACGGACATGGCCAAGTTCAAGGCCGGTCTCTCGTCGCACAAGTGGGCCGACAAGATCGAGAAGGACCACGCGCTCGCCAAGCAGGTGGGCATCAACGGAACGCCGGGCTTCATGATCAACGGCGTCTCGCTCTCGGGCGCGCAGCCGTTCGAGAAGTTCAAGACGGTCATCGATCAGGAGCTCCAGAAGGCACAGGCGAAGATCGCGTCCGGCACGTCCAAGGACAAGGTCTACGTCGCGATGTCGCAGGAGAACAAGAAGGCCGCGCCCCCGCCGGCCGACGACGAGGACGAGAAGGAAGACAAGTCGATCTGGAAGGTGCCCGTCGGCAAGAGCCCGGTGCTCGGCAGCGACAAGGCACTCGTCACGATCGTGGAGTTTTCGGACTTCCAGTGCCCGTACTGCAAGCGCGGCGAGGAGAGCCTGAAGAAGGTTCGCGAGACCTACGGCGACAAGGTTCGCATCGTGTGGAAGCACGAGCCGCTTCCGATGCACCCGCGCGCCGAGCCGGCCGCCGAGCTCGCGCTCGAGGCCCGCGCCCAGAAGGGCGACAAAGGCTTCTGGGATGCGCACGACAAGCTGTTCGAGTCGGCGCCGAAGCTCGAAGACGGCGACCTCGAGGCGGTGGCCAAGGATCTCGGCATCAACGTCGAGAAGGCCAAGGCTGCGATCAAGGAGCACAAGTACAAGAAGGAAATCGACGCCGATCAGGACCAGGCCGACGACTTCCAGGCCTCGGGCACGCCGCACTTCTTCATCAACGGCCGCCGCCTCGTGGGTGCGCAGCCCTTCGAGAAGTTCAAGGGCGTGATCGACGAGGAGATCACCAAGGCGAACGCGCTGCTCGGCAAGGGCACGAAGCCGAACGAGGTCTACGACACGCTGGTGAAGGACGGCAAAGGCGTCCCCGAACCGGAGAAGAAGAACGTCGCGCTCCCGACCAACGCCCCGGTGAAGGGCAATCCGAGCGCGAAGGTGACGATCCTCGAGATCAGCGACTTCCAGTGCCCGTTCTGCAAGCGCGTGAACGACTCGGTGAAGGAAGTGATGAAGAACTACGGCGACAAGGTGAAGATCACCTGGCGTCACCTGCCGCTGCCGATGCACCCCGATGCACCGCTCGCGGCGCAGGCTGCCCAAGAGGCCTTCAAGCAGAAGGGCTCGGAGGCGTTCTGGAAGATGCACGACCTGCTCTTCGACAACCAGGGCACCGAAGGTGGCCTGAAGCGCGAGGCGCTCGACAAGTACGCCCAGCAGATTGGGCTCGACATGGCGAAGTTCAAGTTGGCGCTCGACAATCAGGTCCACAAGGCCGAGGTCGACGCGGACGCGAAGGTCGCCAACGACGCCGGCATCAACGGCACGCCGGCCTTCCTCATCAACGGCTACTACGTGAACGGCGCGCAGCCGTACGCGAAGTTCCGTAAGGTGATCGACCGCGCCCTCGCCGAGGCGAAGTAG
- a CDS encoding thioredoxin domain-containing protein, translated as MKAWLGLCAALLLGCGSAPYQTSQPAPAKTDAKKATDVEATSQVSENEGPVPIGPDDPVWGSRWAPVTIVEIGDFQCPFCERAEHTVEQLKADYGKDKLRVVWKNFPLPFHADAQVLAEAGQGVFALGGNAAFWKFHAVAFARMKERNPDVRATSAELSSWAQEAGVDGKKILLGLDKHTWGEKVRRDMDVLAELKVNGTPAFFINGVLISGAQPKESFTRVIDEEMIKAAAQAKAGTVRDRIYLEMTATNRKNAKDADDDEKDDPSADKTIYKVPLGASPILGPANAPVTIVEFSDFECPFCKRAEDTVKTLTEKYPKDVRIVWKNNPLPFHKRAMPAAELAVEAQTQKGVRGFWAAHDKLFEKSPALDEADLLAIAGDVKLDAAKVKTAFSSHRHKVKIEADQFLADDLGATGTPTFFVNGRRVVGAQPIEVFDKVIEQELQRARDLLAKGTAPTKLYEALVKDGKSAPEPERKTVPPAKDAPTRGQAAAKVTIVEFSDFQCPFCQRVNGTIEQLMKEYDGRVKLVFRHLPLPFHPNAHIAAEAATEAYRQKGSAGFFKMHDLLFANQAQLDRDSLQGYAGQVGLDVTKFGQSLDAHTHSADIDADAKVATDSGINGTPSFLINGYYLSGAQPYRSFKRLVERALAETAKPAAGKAR; from the coding sequence ATGAAAGCTTGGCTTGGACTTTGCGCGGCTCTGTTGCTCGGATGCGGGAGCGCGCCGTATCAAACTTCGCAGCCTGCACCGGCGAAAACCGACGCCAAAAAGGCGACCGACGTGGAGGCTACGTCGCAGGTCAGCGAGAACGAGGGCCCCGTTCCGATTGGGCCGGACGATCCGGTGTGGGGCAGCCGTTGGGCGCCGGTCACCATCGTCGAGATTGGCGATTTTCAGTGCCCGTTTTGTGAGCGGGCCGAGCACACCGTCGAGCAGTTGAAGGCCGATTACGGCAAGGACAAGCTCCGGGTGGTCTGGAAGAATTTTCCACTCCCCTTCCACGCCGATGCGCAGGTGCTCGCGGAGGCGGGGCAAGGCGTGTTCGCGTTGGGCGGGAATGCCGCGTTTTGGAAGTTCCACGCGGTGGCGTTCGCGCGGATGAAAGAGCGCAACCCGGACGTGCGTGCGACTTCGGCCGAGCTCTCGTCGTGGGCTCAAGAGGCGGGTGTCGACGGTAAGAAGATCCTGCTCGGGCTCGACAAGCATACGTGGGGCGAGAAGGTCCGCCGCGACATGGACGTGCTCGCGGAGCTCAAGGTCAATGGCACACCGGCCTTCTTCATCAACGGTGTTCTGATTTCGGGCGCGCAGCCGAAGGAGTCGTTCACGCGGGTCATCGACGAGGAGATGATCAAGGCGGCGGCCCAGGCGAAGGCCGGCACGGTGCGCGATCGCATTTACCTGGAGATGACCGCGACCAATCGCAAGAACGCGAAGGACGCGGATGACGACGAGAAGGACGACCCGTCGGCCGACAAGACGATTTACAAGGTGCCGCTGGGCGCGAGTCCGATCTTGGGGCCGGCGAATGCACCGGTGACCATCGTCGAGTTCAGCGACTTCGAGTGCCCCTTCTGCAAGCGCGCCGAGGACACGGTCAAGACGCTGACCGAGAAGTACCCGAAGGACGTGCGCATCGTTTGGAAGAACAATCCGCTGCCCTTCCACAAGCGGGCCATGCCGGCGGCGGAGCTCGCGGTGGAGGCGCAGACCCAAAAGGGAGTGCGCGGGTTCTGGGCGGCGCACGACAAGCTGTTCGAAAAGTCACCGGCGCTGGACGAAGCGGATTTGCTGGCCATCGCGGGTGACGTGAAGCTCGATGCCGCCAAGGTGAAGACGGCCTTTTCGTCGCACCGGCACAAGGTGAAGATCGAAGCGGACCAATTCTTGGCCGACGATTTGGGCGCAACCGGAACGCCGACGTTCTTCGTCAATGGACGGCGCGTCGTCGGTGCGCAGCCCATCGAGGTGTTCGACAAGGTCATCGAGCAGGAGCTTCAGCGGGCGCGAGACCTTCTCGCGAAGGGAACGGCGCCGACGAAGCTCTACGAAGCCTTGGTCAAAGATGGGAAGAGTGCGCCGGAGCCCGAGCGCAAGACCGTGCCGCCGGCGAAGGATGCGCCGACCCGTGGACAGGCGGCGGCGAAGGTCACCATCGTGGAGTTCTCGGACTTCCAGTGCCCCTTCTGCCAGCGCGTGAACGGCACCATCGAGCAGCTCATGAAGGAGTACGACGGGCGCGTGAAGCTCGTGTTCCGTCACCTGCCCCTTCCCTTCCATCCGAATGCGCACATCGCGGCGGAGGCGGCGACGGAGGCCTATCGGCAAAAAGGGAGCGCGGGCTTCTTCAAGATGCATGATTTGCTATTTGCCAATCAGGCGCAGCTCGACCGCGATTCGCTCCAAGGCTATGCCGGGCAGGTGGGATTGGACGTCACCAAGTTCGGACAATCGCTGGATGCGCACACCCACAGCGCGGACATCGATGCCGACGCCAAGGTGGCGACCGATTCGGGCATCAATGGGACGCCGTCGTTCCTCATCAATGGGTATTACCTCTCGGGCGCCCAACCGTATCGGAGCTTCAAGCGCCTCGTGGAGCGCGCGCTTGCGGAGACGGCGAAACCGGCCGCTGGAAAAGCGCGTTGA
- a CDS encoding porin family protein has protein sequence MKRWLGASCAALALAIAPRDAGAQERKHHLGLGGGLSILKVDDKSTHSIGPIFTLHYAYQITDAFRFLSEASSAIVAKEETPGQDVPHTRPTGVDTLGAGVGYVLDVLQKWAPYGGVMASGSALTGGTLDKTLFTFGIQLAVGVDYMVTPHFALGAAVRQHLLLTEMKQYPSYYSGFLRAEIVWGR, from the coding sequence TTGAAGCGTTGGCTCGGTGCCTCGTGCGCCGCCTTGGCGCTCGCCATCGCCCCGCGCGATGCGGGCGCGCAGGAGCGAAAGCACCATTTGGGGCTGGGCGGCGGGCTCTCCATCCTCAAGGTCGACGATAAGAGCACGCACTCCATCGGGCCGATTTTCACGCTGCATTACGCGTATCAAATCACCGACGCGTTTCGCTTCCTCAGCGAGGCCTCGTCGGCCATCGTGGCCAAAGAGGAGACGCCCGGGCAGGACGTGCCGCACACGCGACCCACGGGGGTCGATACGCTGGGGGCGGGCGTGGGTTATGTGCTCGACGTGCTGCAAAAGTGGGCCCCATACGGTGGCGTGATGGCCAGCGGATCGGCGCTCACCGGCGGTACGTTGGACAAGACGCTTTTCACCTTCGGGATCCAGTTGGCCGTAGGAGTCGATTACATGGTTACTCCCCATTTTGCGCTCGGCGCTGCCGTCCGGCAGCACCTGTTGCTCACCGAAATGAAGCAGTATCCCTCTTATTATTCGGGCTTTCTCCGAGCCGAAATCGTGTGGGGCCGATGA
- a CDS encoding AraC family transcriptional regulator — translation MLIRSPFLPLLFESMRANGHEATADGIQRELELPAPTAGLVSEMTVPLPTFRAATALAAERLGDDYLGLHLAMRVPHGSYGLLEYAARNAPDVGEVLNRIARYLPLVSDTTRIELRKLEQECSLVHYVPEEPGAIGRHANEFSLAMVLRVVREASQVAVSARRVEFAHGAPADTAELERFFGTSNIAFDAAHNLLAFEERTIALPINGSDLALLPWLDSYAATMLPHESALAARIPGLHEQIRLCLQTKEAPTLAEVARRMQLSGRTLQRRLQDARTSFQDVLDAVRRELAESYLSDPKLTVYEIALLLGYSHRSGFERAFMKWCGTTPREFRLRRARAS, via the coding sequence ATGTTGATTCGGTCACCCTTCCTTCCTCTCCTCTTCGAATCCATGCGCGCCAATGGTCATGAAGCGACGGCCGACGGCATCCAACGCGAGCTCGAACTCCCTGCGCCGACGGCGGGGCTCGTGAGCGAGATGACCGTCCCGCTTCCGACGTTCCGCGCAGCAACCGCCCTCGCGGCCGAGCGGCTCGGAGATGATTACCTCGGCCTTCACCTCGCCATGCGCGTGCCGCACGGTAGCTACGGCCTCCTCGAGTACGCGGCGCGCAATGCGCCAGACGTCGGGGAAGTCCTGAACCGCATCGCGCGCTACCTTCCGTTGGTCTCGGACACCACCCGCATCGAGTTGCGAAAACTCGAGCAAGAATGCTCCCTGGTGCACTACGTGCCCGAGGAGCCTGGAGCTATAGGTCGGCACGCCAACGAATTCAGCCTCGCCATGGTCCTGCGCGTCGTCCGCGAGGCGAGTCAGGTCGCCGTCTCCGCGCGCCGCGTGGAGTTCGCGCATGGCGCCCCAGCCGACACCGCGGAGCTGGAGCGCTTCTTCGGCACGTCGAACATCGCGTTCGATGCCGCCCACAACCTCCTCGCCTTCGAGGAGCGCACGATCGCGCTTCCCATCAACGGGAGCGACCTCGCACTGCTCCCTTGGCTCGACAGCTACGCCGCCACGATGCTTCCGCACGAGTCGGCGCTGGCTGCACGTATCCCCGGTCTGCACGAGCAGATTCGCCTCTGCCTGCAGACGAAAGAGGCCCCTACCCTGGCCGAGGTCGCGCGCCGCATGCAACTCAGCGGACGCACCTTGCAGCGCCGTCTTCAAGATGCGCGCACCTCGTTTCAGGACGTACTGGACGCCGTCCGGCGTGAGCTGGCCGAGTCGTACCTGTCCGACCCGAAGTTGACCGTTTACGAAATTGCATTGCTGCTCGGTTATTCGCACCGCAGCGGGTTCGAACGCGCCTTCATGAAATGGTGCGGAACGACCCCGCGCGAATTCCGACTCCGCCGCGCACGCGCATCATGA